CAGCGTCTGGTAGTGCTCTTCGTAGTTGTTATAACTTTTGTTGGTCTGAATCTCGATGGTGCAGAGCATCAGCTTTTCAAGCGCCTCCTTGATGAGGTGACGGTCAATGACTTTGTGGTCACGCTGGTTGTAATAACTGAGCAAGTCATTGTATGAGGCTGGTCCTTTGTATTCAGGATCATCATAACGGCAAAGTTCTATGGCCTGCTTGACCACCTGATGGAAAGCGTGAACATTTTCGACAAACTGGGAGAGGATGCCAAGGCTCCCTTCCGCCGCTTCATAGAGCAGGATATTGGGGGCTTCCGGGTCGCCGACTGTTACCACACCGATCTCTCGTGGTTCCACTTGAAAGATAAGTTCGATGGCTCTCTTCAGGGCGTGCTGGAGCGTAATCACCCCGTCGGGAGTTAATCCAAGCGGTTGAATCGGCTCGATATACAAGGCATCGGCAAGGTTTGAGGTCATCAATTTCACTCGCCGGAATTGCTCACTGCTCTGGGCCTCCTGATCAGGAAGAGAGCTGCGCCAGTCGCCAGAGACCATGCCGATGGGAAACCCCTCCGTCTCCTGAGCCTTCCATTTGAAGTTGATATGGACAAGCCGGGCTGCCGGGATGTACCGCACATTCAGCAGGCTACCTTCACTGCTGGAGACGATGGCCTTACGTACCCGCTCAACCTGGCCGCCGTCAACGGTAAAGAAGGTTCGGATATCAAAGCCTTTGGAGAGCCGTTCCTCCTCTTCGCAGGAGATACGATCCACCTCTTCAGCGCGGGATTCCGACATTTCCAGCAAATCATGAATGTGCAGCTTGTTGGCATTGTCGCCAAGATTCAACCCTGAAAAAGGACAGATTTCAAGATCCTTCTGATCTATGGGGAGGAAATATCCTGACCGGGTGCTGATTTTTGCCTCGGTAAGAGAGGATTCGGTATCCTGCATAATCAACTGGCACACCCGGTACTTCCGCCCGCTGTGATAGATGATATTCTGGGGCCCGAACTCCCGGAGGGCCAGAGAGCGGGGGCGGGAGACAAAGAGCCCGGCAGAATCACCGTCGGGTAAAAAGACACGAAGAGGAAGTCGTGTAAAGTTGTAGCCGGGCAGGAACCCTTCGGAAGCAAGATAACGCCAGGGATAGAACTCGGAGAGTTCCGATGCCTTGCCGGAAAGATGATTGCGAAGCAGGTCCAGTTGACGGGTGGCCTGATCCTGATGGCGTTTGTATTTGCGATACTCTTCGCTGCCAAGGCTCAGCGTGCCGCTTTCGATCTTCTGGGTAGCTCTGGTCAGAATTGCCCTTGCCGAACGGTAGATGAGCCGCCAGCGATCGAGTGCTTCATCGAGGGTTTCAATAATCTTCGAAAGGTTCTGCTCAATCCATTGATCGGAATACCATGCGGCTTTTGCTTCCAGTTCCGGTTCAAAATCGCGGATTACCCTTCTGAAATTGGCTTTTATCCGATCAAACTGTACCGGAGAGAGCTGAAGCCCGGCCCGAACGCTCTCGGCAAGAGGCATCTTGTTATTGTCATCGGTCACAAGATGCATGATTGAGGGTCTTGAGCCGTTACCCTCATCAAGGCCGGGAATGCCAACCTCTGAGGCTACCAGAGCGTGCAAATGGGCACGCAGCAGCTCCTCATTATTCAGATCGAGACGCGGCGCCATGACCGTACCTGCAACCAGTTCGCGCTGATTGTTAAAGTAGTGGCGATCATGGGGGGCATAACTTGAGCAGTAGGTAAAGATAAGTGCTCCCTGACCACTCCGGCCTGCTCTGCCTGAACGCTGGGCATAGTTGGAGGGGTTTGGAGGAGCGTTGCGCATGTGGACAACATTGAGTGAACCGATATCAACGCCAAGTTCCATGGTCGGGGAGCAGAAAAGCACGCTGATTGATTCGGCTCTTATCTTTTGCTGGTCAGCCACCCGCTTGCCTTCATCGGTGTACCAATCGGCCCGGAATCGCTCTTCACGATCCAGCCGTGCTTCATTACTCAACTGTCCGGTATGGTCTTCACTTCGCAGCCGTTTCATGGTTGAGAAATCACGACAATAGAGCGTTTTGAAAAAGAGATTGGGCTCGGGTCTCTGCTTTTTATAGGTGCGTCGTTTGATAATGTCTGCCTTGACCGTCAGCCCCTCCCCCGCTTTCCAGATAACCTTTTCGAGTCGTAAACGGTAGATGAGTACCTCTTCATTCTGCTCGCTCCGGGCAGGAAATGATTTCAGATAGTCGGCCTGTTCCAGCATCTCCATCGTCTGCATGATCAGGTTTTTATACCCCTCTTTTTTCAGGTCGATCCCAAGGTTTTGCCGTTTGACATAATCCCTGATGAACTTCCCCAGAGAGCTGGCGGGCCCCATGCTTTTGGTGTAGAGTTTGGCGGTTTTGCTGAGCTTTTGATAGCGGATGTAGTAGGGTTCCTGAAGCTTCTCATTACGATCGAGAGTCCAGGGCTGTTTTAACGACTCGCGGAACTGCCGCTCGGATTCCTGTATGCGTGACTGGGTAAGAAAGTTTTCGCTGTGTATGGCATATTCAAGCCGGAAAAAATCGAGTATGGTGGTCACCAGCTCTTTACGATCAGTATGATTCAACGATCCAAAAAGCGGCGATACGGCCCAGAATGCATCGGTAGCGATAATTTCATCCAGATCCTCGTACTCTATGGTCAACAGGGCGCATTGTTCGAGGTTGGGCAATACTACTCGCCAGCTCCGCCGGAGGTCAGCCATGGAACGATAGAGCAGGAAATCCTGAAGCGCCTGCTCATATTTTCGCCGGATTGGAGCCAACATCGACTCCTCGCTTCTGTTGGCATACTCAAGAAACGGTAGCCCAAGCGCCTTGAAAACGGCCTCGCCAAGGGTGGCAAAGGTGAGCATGCCCACTGGTGCCTGCTGCAATGCCTTATGAATGCCTGCACGAAGGCGAATGACCTGCACAAAGTCATTGAAATGTCCTGCCTGCAGGGCCGCATCCTGACGATTATCGGTAAAGCTGAGCAGCTTCTGCTCTTTTATCGCGTAGCCAGCGTCACTGAGACGATTGAGAATGGAGAAGGCGGTGATGGTAGTGGAGGTACTGCGCCCTTCGCTGCCCAGCTTGGTCAGTTTGGTGCCCTCATTGGTTCTGGTATCAAAAAAACCGCCCGATGTGGGATCAAAAAGTAACGGAGCCTTCATGAACCAGCCCCACCATTTTTTTTCTTCTTTGTCGGAGCAGTTTCCGAATTCGTCAAACCAGAGTTTAACGGGAAAGTATCCCCTTTTTTTGCTGTCGAGCGTAACACCCGACTTTGTTCTGCGAAACCAGGATTCGGGCAGCATTTCAATATCTTCATCGAGATTCCAGATCTCTTCGCCAATAATCAAGTAACCGTCATTGCTCTCCTCATCTTCGGTCATGTCACGAAATTCACGTGGCTCCAATCGGTTACCTGCAAGGGAGACGCAGATGAAGGGATGGCCGCTTCCACGACTGAAGACATTGGGAAATATTGGTTTTTTGTCGGTCTCATCAACTTTATAGACCCCGGGCTCAAGAGAGATATCGCGCTTCTCATCCTGATCAAGGGTTGTATAGACAGAACCCGTTTGCGAAATAAACTGATGGAGCTTGTAGGGCAGAAAGGTGTAGCGCTCTCCCGACTCTTGCTGCCGAACATTGGAGACGCTGATCCAGAGGAGTAGATCCACCAGATAAAGACGGCACCTCTCTTCAGCCATTCCGGAATCGTTTGCCAATTCTGAAGCTATCTCTCTCAGCCGCTTTGGTTTTCCCCGAACAAGATCAGTTCCTCGCTCTTCAAGTGCAATTTTGTTCTCCAGCCAGATGGCAATCGGATTCTTTTTGAGTGCCTCAATATCGGAGTCCTGATTAATGGCTGACTCAATGGCCGATGCAAGGAAATGGCTGGCAGGAATCGTGCCGTTGGGAGAAAGTGAACGGGCAAGCTTTTCGTTGATAACCTGCTCTGTGGTGAATTGGCAGCCAAAGAGTTTGGTGGCAACGTTGGCAACCTCTGCTTTCTGATGCTCAATATCACCAACACTATCAGAAACCATGGTGGCAGAGGTACCTATACTCACAATCTGTTGGACACAATTGGATCGAATCCGTCGAATCAACATGGAAACATCCGCACCCTGCCGACCTCGATAGGTGTGCAGTTCATCGAAGACCAGAAACCGGAGATTCAGGTAGATGCTCTCTCGAATGTTGCGTTCACGTACGCGGGTTAACAACAGCTCCAGCATCATGTAGTTGGTCAAGAGAATATGCGGCGGGTTCTTCCGCATTTTTTCCCTTGCCTCCTCACCCTCCTGACCTGTATACTGGCCAAAGATGATCGGAAACTCTTTGCCGGTGGCATCCTCATAATTCTTTTTGTATCGGGTGAACTCTTCGAACTGCGAGTTAATGAGGGCATTCATGGGATAGACGACAACCGCAGTAACCCCTTTTGTTGCCGGGTTCGAAAGAAGATGGTGAAAAATAGAACCGATATAGGTCAACGACTTGCCCGAGCCGGTGCCGGATGTAACGATAAAATCCTTGCCGCTGGTGCCCAATCGTATTGCCTCAACCTGATGGCGATAGAGTTTGTACCCTTTGAAAATGTCGCCAATGGCCCCATGCAACGTTTTCGATTCAATAAGCTTTTCGAGCCCACCGAACATCTCAAACGAAGGGTTAAACTGCAAAAGTGGCTCTGGCCATAGCTTGCCCGTACTTAATGCACGATCAACAACCTGGCTGATGTCCGGGTCAGCAATGGAGATGAAACTGTGGATGTAGGAAGAATAATCCTCTATGATACTTGCGTGAGTCTTGAAGACATTCATAAAGAGGATTTTTTACCTTACAGAGGATTCGGGAATGGAAACACGATACATCACCGTGTTATTTACTAAAAATCCACCTCAAATAAAAACCAGATAATGGGTTACGAAAATTTGTATGCCGATGCAACCGGAATTTCAGGGTTATGAACGGCTGCGGTAAACTCTCCATTATCCTCAACGCCAAGAAAAATCCGGCCACCCTGTACATTCGCGAAGGGAACAATCTCCTTTGCCAACTGCTCAGGCAGAATATCATCCCTTTTAAATTCCACACTGGAATTCTCGCCATTGGCAACAATTTCAAAAAATTGAGCTTTAAGCCGAAGTCACCTCCCAATCCATACTTTGTTGACACCATATTTTCCACGATAAACATAATGCGGTAATACCTCAAAACAAGAAGCGCCAAAAGAGAGGTGCGCACATTGTCAGGCAATCCGTGCTGTCAAATTTGTTACCCTGCTGTTTGATTTCTGGGTCTTGACGGCTATGCCGAGGGCTTTGGGTTCTCCGATGATGATGACCAGCTTTTTGCCACGGGTAACGGCGGTGTAGATCAAATTCCGCTCCAGCAGGGTGTAGTGCTGCATGGCAAGGGGGATGATGACTGCCGGGTATTCTGATCCCTGGCTTTTGTGGATACTCGTTGCATAGGCAAGTGAAACTTCATCGAGTTCGCCAAACTCATATTCTACCTCCCGGCCATCGTAGTCGACCAGCAGGATGCTCTCTTCGGTGTCAATTTTGAGGATCTGGCCAATGTCGCCGTTGAAGACCTCTTTGTCGTAGTTGTTGACGGTCTGGATCACCTTGTCACCGGGAGCAAAGATTGTGCCGAATCGGGTTATTTTCGGTTCAGCTTTGTCGTTGAGCGCTCGTTGCAGTTCAACATTAAGTGCACGGGCACCGAGCCCTCCCCTGTTCATCGGAGTCAGCACCTGAACCTCCTTCACCGAATGGAGGCCGAACCGTTTCGGTATGCGCTCGGTGATGAGCTGGATGAGTTTGTTGTAGATCTCTTCGGGAGATGAGGCAGGGATAAAGTAGAAGTCGGAGAGGCCGGGGCCCTCAAGGTTGAGCGGTATCTCTCCGCGATTGATCCGGTGGGCATTGATGATGATACGTGAGGATGCGGCTTGGCGGAATATTTCGGTCAGGCTGATTACGGGTATGCTGCCGGAGCGGATAAGGTCGGCAAGTACAGCGCCCGGGCCAACGGATGGAAGCTGGTCGACATCTCCAACCAGCATCAGGGCGGCTTTGTCGGGAATGGCGGCGAGGAGGCGGTTCATGAGTACGATGTCAACCATGGAGGCTTCGTCGATCACGACGAGGTCGGTTTCGAGCGGGTTGTCGCGGTTGCGTTTGAATCCGAATGACTGGGGATCGAACTCCAGCAGGCGGTGAATGGTTTTGGCTTCAAGAGCGGTTGATTCGGAGAGTCGTTTGGCCGCCCTTCCGGTTGGTGCGCAGAGGGTAACGGTAAGCTTTTTTGCCTGAAGTATGAGCAGAATGCTGTTGACGAGGGTTGTTTTTCCTACCCCCGGTCCACCGGTAATGATCACAGCCTTGTTTGAAAGGGCAAGGCTGATGGCTCGCTGTTGTGAGTCGGAGAGGGTAAGTCCGCTCTTCCCTTCTACCCAGGGAATTGCCTTGTCGGTGTCAATCGATCCCCAGGGCAGCTCTCCACGGAGCAGCCTCTGGATATGGGTTGCAGTGCCGATTTCGGCCCGGTAAAGGGGTGTCAGAAAGAGTGCGGGAGTGCCGTTTATCTCTTCACGGACAAGGTTTTCTGCAGCAACTTCTGCATTGATCGCTGTTTCGATGATCGTCGGTGTAATTTCAAGCAGTTTGGCCGCTTCAGCTACAAGCACCTCCCATGGGGCTGCACAATGGCCGTTTCCGGAGATCTCTTGCAGGATATGTCGAACGCCTGCTTGCGCACGAATAAGGGAGTCGGGCGCAATGCCAAGCTGCATGGCAAGAGTGTCGGCAGTCGTGAAACCTATGCCGTGGATGTCGAGGGCAAGGCGATAGGGATTTTCGGTCACCTTGATAATCGACTCGTTGCCGTAGGTCTTGAAGATCCTGACCGCGCGGCCAGTTCCGAGTCCGTGCGACTGAAGAAAGACCATGATCTCTCTGATCACCTTCTGGTCTGCCCAGGCAGCAGCCACCTTTGTCATCCTTTTCTGGCCAATACCGGGAAGCTCAAGCATACGCTCCGGTTCTTCCTCAATAACGGTAAAGACCTCCTCTTTAAAGGCGTAGACCAATGCTTTGGCAAAGTGTGGGCCAATTCCCTTGACCATGCCGGAGCCAAGGTATTTTTCGATTCCTTCCAGGGTGCTTGGCGGCACAACAGTCAACCGGGTTGCCCTGAACTGCAATCCATAGGTACGGTCATTTTGCCAGTTTCCAAGGCATTCGACATATTCACCGGGAGTAATGGAAGCTGCCGAACCAACAACAGTGACCAGGTCACGACGCCCTTTTACCTTTGTCCGCAGGATGCAGAAGCCGGACTCTTCGCTGTGAAAGGTGACCCGCTCAACCGAACCAGAGAGCCGTTCAGTCAAGGGGCCGCCAGAAATAGTGTTGTGAGAAATGCTTTGGTGAGACGACGAACTATTATTCGTCATCAGATTTTAGGCTTTCACTCACGGCAAGCTTGAACTCTTTGGAGATTTTGAATGCCGGGACATTTTTTGGTTCAACGGTCACCTTTTCCCCTGTTCTTGGGTTCCTTGCCTGGCGAAGATTTTTGTGGCGAATATTGAACGAGCCAAATCCCCTGATCTCTATTCGTTTTCCGGCTTTCAGAGAATCAATGATGCTTTCAAACAAAGAGTTAACCACAGATTCCGTTTCGTTTTTTGTCAGACCTGTTCTGTGGGCAATAACATTGACCAGATCAACTTTTGTGGTTGTGGTTCCCATGGTGATGTTGAGCGTTAAAATTATGGGAGAGTATGGATAACCATGCAATTTACTATTATTTGGCTTGATTCGAATGTATAAATTATCGCTCTTCGGTCAGCCATGCTGGTTGCTCTCCCATTGTGCCCGATTCTTTCCGGCTGAGACCGCCGCATGGACGGTGCCGGAATGATGCTGTTTTTCAGGGTATTTGCCGTGGTAACGATATGGTAAATACCGTAGCACCGTCAGGAAACGTAACAGAAATAGTCCCTTTATGTTTCGTTACAATAATATCATAGGCAATGCTTAACCCAAGCCCCGTACATTTTTCGGAGCTTCTGGTGGTAAAAAACGGGTTAAAAATATCGTTTCGAATTGCTTCCGGTATGCCGGGTCCGTTATCAGTAATTGAACAGTAGACATTGTTGCTGTCGAACCAGGTATGCAGAGCGATTGTGCCCTTTGCATTTCGCTGTTGTGACTTGATGGCATGGACAGCGTTGAGAATCAGGTTGAGCAATACCTGCTTGATTTCCTCCGGATTACACTCAACAAGCGGCAACTCCCCAAACTCAGTGGTGATGTCGGCGCATACACTGTGTTCATGACTTGTAATGGTGAGCGTATCAATGACTCCTTTATTGATATCGAAAAGAATCTTTTTGTCAGCCGCGTAACGGTGCGACAAGTTCCTCATGCCATTGATAATCGTGGTAATACGCTCAAAACCACGTTGTGATTCATGAAGAATCTCCGGGATATCATTGACCAGCGTATCAAGAGCAAGTTCTACCTCTTTTTGGCGCAACTGCTGCAGGTCACGGTCAGAAAAGGTGCCATTCTCAAGTTTGCT
The DNA window shown above is from Pelodictyon phaeoclathratiforme BU-1 and carries:
- a CDS encoding DEAD/DEAH box helicase; protein product: MNVFKTHASIIEDYSSYIHSFISIADPDISQVVDRALSTGKLWPEPLLQFNPSFEMFGGLEKLIESKTLHGAIGDIFKGYKLYRHQVEAIRLGTSGKDFIVTSGTGSGKSLTYIGSIFHHLLSNPATKGVTAVVVYPMNALINSQFEEFTRYKKNYEDATGKEFPIIFGQYTGQEGEEAREKMRKNPPHILLTNYMMLELLLTRVRERNIRESIYLNLRFLVFDELHTYRGRQGADVSMLIRRIRSNCVQQIVSIGTSATMVSDSVGDIEHQKAEVANVATKLFGCQFTTEQVINEKLARSLSPNGTIPASHFLASAIESAINQDSDIEALKKNPIAIWLENKIALEERGTDLVRGKPKRLREIASELANDSGMAEERCRLYLVDLLLWISVSNVRQQESGERYTFLPYKLHQFISQTGSVYTTLDQDEKRDISLEPGVYKVDETDKKPIFPNVFSRGSGHPFICVSLAGNRLEPREFRDMTEDEESNDGYLIIGEEIWNLDEDIEMLPESWFRRTKSGVTLDSKKRGYFPVKLWFDEFGNCSDKEEKKWWGWFMKAPLLFDPTSGGFFDTRTNEGTKLTKLGSEGRSTSTTITAFSILNRLSDAGYAIKEQKLLSFTDNRQDAALQAGHFNDFVQVIRLRAGIHKALQQAPVGMLTFATLGEAVFKALGLPFLEYANRSEESMLAPIRRKYEQALQDFLLYRSMADLRRSWRVVLPNLEQCALLTIEYEDLDEIIATDAFWAVSPLFGSLNHTDRKELVTTILDFFRLEYAIHSENFLTQSRIQESERQFRESLKQPWTLDRNEKLQEPYYIRYQKLSKTAKLYTKSMGPASSLGKFIRDYVKRQNLGIDLKKEGYKNLIMQTMEMLEQADYLKSFPARSEQNEEVLIYRLRLEKVIWKAGEGLTVKADIIKRRTYKKQRPEPNLFFKTLYCRDFSTMKRLRSEDHTGQLSNEARLDREERFRADWYTDEGKRVADQQKIRAESISVLFCSPTMELGVDIGSLNVVHMRNAPPNPSNYAQRSGRAGRSGQGALIFTYCSSYAPHDRHYFNNQRELVAGTVMAPRLDLNNEELLRAHLHALVASEVGIPGLDEGNGSRPSIMHLVTDDNNKMPLAESVRAGLQLSPVQFDRIKANFRRVIRDFEPELEAKAAWYSDQWIEQNLSKIIETLDEALDRWRLIYRSARAILTRATQKIESGTLSLGSEEYRKYKRHQDQATRQLDLLRNHLSGKASELSEFYPWRYLASEGFLPGYNFTRLPLRVFLPDGDSAGLFVSRPRSLALREFGPQNIIYHSGRKYRVCQLIMQDTESSLTEAKISTRSGYFLPIDQKDLEICPFSGLNLGDNANKLHIHDLLEMSESRAEEVDRISCEEEERLSKGFDIRTFFTVDGGQVERVRKAIVSSSEGSLLNVRYIPAARLVHINFKWKAQETEGFPIGMVSGDWRSSLPDQEAQSSEQFRRVKLMTSNLADALYIEPIQPLGLTPDGVITLQHALKRAIELIFQVEPREIGVVTVGDPEAPNILLYEAAEGSLGILSQFVENVHAFHQVVKQAIELCRYDDPEYKGPASYNDLLSYYNQRDHKVIDRHLIKEALEKLMLCTIEIQTNKSYNNYEEHYQTLLGGIDPNSSTERKFLDFLYKNGIRLPDAAQKRVEGIYAQPDFYYEPRIWVFCDGTPHDNTEVQEKDEALRQAIIAKGDEVWTYYYRDNLAEKVAGRPDIFRKVK
- the recD2 gene encoding SF1B family DNA helicase RecD2, with the protein product MTNNSSSSHQSISHNTISGGPLTERLSGSVERVTFHSEESGFCILRTKVKGRRDLVTVVGSAASITPGEYVECLGNWQNDRTYGLQFRATRLTVVPPSTLEGIEKYLGSGMVKGIGPHFAKALVYAFKEEVFTVIEEEPERMLELPGIGQKRMTKVAAAWADQKVIREIMVFLQSHGLGTGRAVRIFKTYGNESIIKVTENPYRLALDIHGIGFTTADTLAMQLGIAPDSLIRAQAGVRHILQEISGNGHCAAPWEVLVAEAAKLLEITPTIIETAINAEVAAENLVREEINGTPALFLTPLYRAEIGTATHIQRLLRGELPWGSIDTDKAIPWVEGKSGLTLSDSQQRAISLALSNKAVIITGGPGVGKTTLVNSILLILQAKKLTVTLCAPTGRAAKRLSESTALEAKTIHRLLEFDPQSFGFKRNRDNPLETDLVVIDEASMVDIVLMNRLLAAIPDKAALMLVGDVDQLPSVGPGAVLADLIRSGSIPVISLTEIFRQAASSRIIINAHRINRGEIPLNLEGPGLSDFYFIPASSPEEIYNKLIQLITERIPKRFGLHSVKEVQVLTPMNRGGLGARALNVELQRALNDKAEPKITRFGTIFAPGDKVIQTVNNYDKEVFNGDIGQILKIDTEESILLVDYDGREVEYEFGELDEVSLAYATSIHKSQGSEYPAVIIPLAMQHYTLLERNLIYTAVTRGKKLVIIIGEPKALGIAVKTQKSNSRVTNLTARIA
- a CDS encoding HU family DNA-binding protein — translated: MGTTTTKVDLVNVIAHRTGLTKNETESVVNSLFESIIDSLKAGKRIEIRGFGSFNIRHKNLRQARNPRTGEKVTVEPKNVPAFKISKEFKLAVSESLKSDDE